The Candidatus Krumholzibacteriota bacterium genome contains a region encoding:
- a CDS encoding adenylyltransferase/cytidyltransferase family protein — protein MKRIFDKTGELMIVLGAHREAGMRIVLANGCFDILHAGHIRYLEEAAREGEIMVVAINDDASARKLKGAGRPVVPDVERAEILAALRCVDYILIFPGLTADLVIRELRPDVHAKGTDYMIDDVPELESSISVGCRTIITGDRKSRSSSEIIARVRGKD, from the coding sequence ATGAAAAGGATATTCGACAAGACCGGAGAGCTTATGATAGTCCTCGGCGCACACCGCGAAGCGGGAATGCGGATCGTGCTTGCAAATGGCTGTTTCGATATTCTGCATGCCGGCCATATAAGGTATCTTGAAGAAGCTGCAAGAGAAGGCGAAATAATGGTCGTTGCCATAAATGACGATGCGTCGGCGCGGAAGCTGAAGGGTGCCGGCAGGCCAGTCGTCCCCGATGTCGAGAGGGCAGAGATCTTGGCGGCTCTAAGGTGTGTCGATTATATACTGATCTTTCCAGGGCTGACCGCGGACCTGGTGATAAGGGAACTGAGGCCAGACGTGCACGCCAAGGGGACCGATTATATGATAGACGATGTCCCGGAGCTTGAGAGCTCGATCTCTGTCGGGTGCAGGACGATCATCACCGGGGACAGGAAATCGCGTTCAAGCAGTGAGATCATAGCCAGGGTGCGCGGGAAGGACTGA
- a CDS encoding glycosyltransferase family 9 protein has translation MTYEKKNEKLLMSKTISIFLKKMRKDKPFSLPDDLIRSKRILFFDSGDMTDILFAAPMVNWFRDYYPDIKLMMLVDRKHAGVAKSVMRLNTIISYEPKQMKILKSDYMALSRKLKKEQIDTTILISRQMSLERYLLAFLSGARIRIGFAHPMAFPFINCEVRVSEDSYIGNSIVRLLGAMGLGVKECDRRITLPAADIAHARQLIHFRKPEKGVITVGIDPGKSKTRHNVIPEIMIYLANNLAGRLKLKFLVLMNPVDMKTIERFTGELKGEVIDLEQMGISETLALLSQCDLFMTGNTDLFHFSAALDVPTLAVFTRYDDKNWVPDYASNVRVFKGVKGEKLSLKSFFSKVEEVLATKEGITI, from the coding sequence GTGACGTACGAGAAGAAGAATGAAAAACTTCTTATGTCGAAGACGATCTCCATCTTTCTGAAAAAGATGCGAAAGGACAAGCCTTTTTCCCTGCCGGACGATCTTATCAGGTCTAAAAGGATCCTGTTCTTCGATTCCGGAGATATGACAGACATTCTTTTCGCCGCGCCGATGGTCAACTGGTTCCGGGATTACTATCCCGATATCAAATTGATGATGCTGGTAGACAGGAAGCACGCGGGAGTGGCGAAAAGCGTCATGAGACTCAATACCATTATCTCCTACGAACCTAAACAGATGAAGATCCTCAAATCCGATTACATGGCCCTTTCAAGAAAACTCAAGAAGGAGCAGATCGACACGACGATACTGATAAGCAGGCAGATGTCGCTTGAAAGGTATCTCCTCGCTTTTCTCTCGGGTGCTCGAATAAGGATCGGGTTCGCCCATCCAATGGCCTTCCCGTTCATAAATTGCGAGGTCAGGGTGTCGGAAGACAGTTATATCGGTAACAGCATAGTGCGACTTCTCGGCGCGATGGGGCTTGGCGTGAAAGAATGCGATCGCCGGATCACCCTTCCAGCGGCGGATATAGCACACGCGAGGCAGCTGATACATTTCAGAAAACCTGAAAAAGGGGTCATCACGGTTGGAATAGACCCGGGCAAGAGCAAGACAAGGCATAATGTCATCCCCGAGATAATGATATACCTGGCGAACAACCTCGCAGGACGCCTGAAGCTGAAATTTCTCGTTTTGATGAACCCGGTGGATATGAAGACGATCGAACGCTTCACGGGCGAACTGAAGGGAGAGGTGATCGACCTCGAACAGATGGGGATAAGCGAGACTCTCGCCCTTCTGTCGCAGTGCGATCTCTTCATGACCGGGAATACCGATCTCTTTCATTTCTCGGCGGCTCTTGACGTACCCACGCTGGCTGTATTCACAAGGTATGACGACAAGAACTGGGTCCCCGATTACGCCTCGAACGTAAGGGTCTTCAAGGGTGTGAAAGGAGAGAAACTCTCGCTGAAAAGTTTCTTCTCGAAAGTGGAAGAGGTCCTCGCGACGAAAGAGGGTATCACGATCTGA
- a CDS encoding glycosyltransferase family 4 protein: MNIGALLPHMMVFGGVRRYIELGNIFVSRGHSFTIYTPSGEKPLWLGFEGKTGKIDDLAGSSQDILLTGSPEYIDAVKGAKAKASVFYLQIEGLKEEREIARDRTLHLMVNSSRLARRVRRSYSIEPIDGIGGVDPDFFCPGTDREISVDKGGEGPFCDRLRGEKLNILCYGRLSRPRKGTRFAVKAAADLYRKGHRVELHLFDSAVGGSVDGRIGFDPGVPFRFYSNISQESLREVYRGADIFVTAEKRAGWNNTAAEAAACSLAIVTTGSGTGDFAVDCESALVVPFRNSWFIGRAVKRLAEDPVLRKRLGEKARQKVAEFSWERLCDKMETGFYRLLDGNRPGK, encoded by the coding sequence ATGAATATAGGAGCTCTTCTTCCCCACATGATGGTCTTTGGCGGAGTGAGAAGATATATTGAGCTCGGAAATATCTTCGTTTCGAGGGGGCACAGTTTTACGATATATACTCCGTCAGGGGAGAAGCCTTTGTGGCTGGGGTTCGAAGGGAAGACCGGGAAGATCGATGACCTGGCGGGATCAAGTCAAGATATCCTTCTTACCGGCAGCCCCGAATATATAGACGCGGTCAAGGGAGCAAAGGCGAAAGCATCTGTATTTTACCTTCAGATCGAGGGCCTCAAAGAAGAGCGCGAGATAGCGCGCGACAGAACCCTTCACCTGATGGTCAATTCGTCCAGGCTTGCCAGAAGGGTGAGAAGGAGTTATTCGATCGAACCGATTGATGGGATAGGAGGAGTAGATCCTGACTTTTTCTGTCCAGGCACTGATAGGGAAATCAGTGTCGATAAGGGAGGAGAAGGCCCCTTTTGCGACCGGCTAAGAGGGGAAAAGCTCAACATCCTCTGCTACGGCAGGTTATCCCGGCCGAGAAAGGGGACGAGGTTCGCCGTGAAGGCGGCGGCCGATCTTTACCGCAAAGGTCACAGGGTCGAGCTTCATCTTTTCGACAGCGCTGTCGGCGGGAGCGTTGACGGGAGGATAGGGTTCGATCCTGGAGTTCCTTTCAGGTTCTACTCGAACATATCGCAGGAATCTCTCCGGGAGGTCTACAGGGGGGCAGACATTTTCGTCACAGCAGAGAAAAGGGCCGGCTGGAACAATACTGCCGCGGAAGCTGCCGCCTGCTCCCTGGCTATCGTGACTACTGGAAGCGGCACTGGCGATTTCGCCGTAGATTGTGAGTCTGCGCTGGTAGTGCCATTTCGAAATTCATGGTTCATAGGGAGAGCAGTGAAGAGACTGGCAGAGGATCCCGTACTGAGGAAAAGACTGGGAGAGAAGGCCAGGCAAAAAGTAGCTGAATTTTCGTGGGAAAGACTCTGCGATAAAATGGAGACCGGCTTTTATCGGCTGCTGGATGGCAACAGGCCCGGAAAATAG
- a CDS encoding ABC transporter ATP-binding protein, whose protein sequence is MQPRGDGRLYLRLLSFLWPFWRKLVLLFLCTSIFAVLSGVSLTLIPPFLQILFTEESAAVEWKVSSGEDISDNVPGAIRERVEGIRTLARAMIFRGSPFEKLARFCLLFFLLMFVKNFFGYMSTYLTIFLEQSILHNIRRKLYGRMQDLPLSFFERRRTGDLISRITSDVTNLRGTIVGSLASLIRNSLMTAVAAVIIFYTSWKLALLTVIIVPVNILMISVIGGKLRKRSRRAQERMSDMTSVIQETVSGIRVVKAFRMEEREKRKFDLFSARYLMEYLRMRKYAELASPGSEMLALVASVIIIWYGGRLVISGEISASYLIMFIVAMLWVVGPVRNLSKLNNVVQVGLASGRRVFEIIDAPGEYDDPGGIVIDDFEKEIAYRNVSFAYRKGTTVLSGIDMVIRKGEVVALVGPSGAGKSTIADLLPRFYRPDSGAVTIDGRDITTIDLASLRSMIGVVTQETVLFNDTILNNIAYADSTASIDRVVEVAKAANAHDFISALPDRYDSVVGDRGAQLSGGERQRIAIARALLKNPRILILDEATSALDSESEKLVQEAIERLVKGRTTLVIAHRLSTVRNADRIVVIKDGRVDQSGSHAELIEKDGIYRMLFDLQTGIS, encoded by the coding sequence GTGCAACCACGGGGTGACGGGCGACTTTATCTCAGGCTTTTATCCTTCCTCTGGCCTTTCTGGCGAAAACTTGTCCTTCTTTTTTTATGCACTTCGATATTTGCTGTCCTGAGCGGTGTCTCACTTACGCTCATCCCGCCGTTTTTGCAGATACTTTTCACTGAAGAGAGCGCCGCTGTCGAGTGGAAAGTATCTTCCGGCGAAGACATCTCCGATAACGTGCCGGGCGCCATCAGGGAGAGGGTCGAAGGGATAAGGACGTTGGCAAGAGCGATGATCTTCCGCGGCAGTCCCTTTGAGAAGCTCGCCCGATTCTGTCTCCTGTTCTTTCTGCTTATGTTCGTGAAGAACTTCTTCGGCTATATGAGTACATACCTGACGATATTCCTTGAACAGTCGATTCTGCACAATATCAGGAGGAAGCTGTACGGCAGGATGCAGGACTTGCCACTTTCCTTTTTCGAAAGGCGCAGGACTGGCGACCTCATATCGAGGATCACGAGCGATGTCACCAATCTGAGGGGAACGATCGTCGGTAGCCTCGCGAGCCTTATAAGGAATTCTCTGATGACTGCCGTGGCGGCGGTGATAATATTCTATACCTCCTGGAAACTTGCGCTTCTTACTGTGATCATCGTTCCGGTGAATATACTTATGATCTCGGTGATAGGAGGAAAGCTGAGGAAGAGATCACGCAGAGCGCAGGAGAGGATGTCCGATATGACCTCGGTCATACAGGAGACGGTATCGGGAATCAGGGTCGTCAAGGCGTTCAGGATGGAAGAGAGGGAAAAAAGGAAGTTCGATCTTTTCAGCGCGAGATATCTCATGGAATATCTCAGGATGAGAAAATACGCCGAGCTCGCTTCTCCCGGGAGCGAGATGCTTGCTCTTGTCGCCTCGGTGATCATAATATGGTACGGAGGAAGGCTTGTGATCTCGGGGGAGATTAGCGCATCATATCTTATCATGTTCATCGTGGCGATGTTATGGGTCGTCGGACCGGTAAGAAACCTCAGCAAGCTTAACAACGTCGTCCAGGTGGGTCTTGCCTCGGGAAGAAGGGTCTTCGAGATCATCGATGCGCCGGGAGAGTATGACGATCCCGGAGGTATCGTGATCGACGATTTTGAGAAGGAGATAGCTTACAGGAACGTCTCGTTTGCCTACAGGAAAGGGACCACAGTGCTGAGCGGGATAGATATGGTCATAAGAAAGGGAGAGGTAGTCGCGCTCGTCGGGCCGAGTGGAGCAGGCAAGTCGACGATAGCCGATCTGCTCCCGAGGTTTTACCGGCCCGATTCCGGCGCTGTCACGATTGACGGAAGGGATATCACTACCATCGACCTCGCCTCGCTTCGTTCGATGATCGGCGTTGTCACGCAGGAGACGGTCCTATTTAACGATACGATATTGAACAATATAGCTTACGCGGACAGTACCGCGTCGATCGACAGGGTCGTAGAGGTGGCAAAGGCGGCGAACGCGCACGATTTCATATCAGCGTTGCCGGATCGATATGATTCTGTCGTCGGCGACCGAGGAGCGCAGCTCTCGGGAGGGGAGAGGCAGCGGATAGCGATTGCAAGGGCACTGCTTAAGAACCCGAGGATCCTGATCCTTGATGAAGCTACGAGCGCGCTCGACTCGGAAAGCGAAAAGCTTGTGCAGGAGGCGATCGAAAGGCTCGTAAAAGGGCGCACGACTCTTGTGATAGCGCACAGGCTATCGACTGTAAGAAACGCTGATCGTATAGTAGTTATAAAGGACGGACGGGTTGATCAGAGTGGAAGCCACGCGGAACTTATAGAAAAAGATGGTATATACAGGATGCTTTTCGACCTGCAGACCGGTATCTCGTGA
- a CDS encoding glycosyltransferase family 9 protein has product MAQKKPLPDLTKLGRVDRILIVRYFALGDIALSVPIVRGMREAFPESEISYLVWERYSDALLGVEEVDRVIILKEGIFEWLMMARRLRRDRYDFILDLVSSPGSAQLSWLSGAKVRIGMETGRNDWCYHYLLPRRFEKESRKIKYYTLDTNRELMKMMVTGSDGMAWTPVNRSDDASLEIGFPPARYGEDWAKEYFAGLPSTRGGYAGITASSSYLSKSWPIENLSKLAREIHYEFDIIPVIIWGPGEEKDAMKLRDSVKSSILPPLIKIPELGAMIRRLRFLVGIDSGPKHIAVLEGVPTVTLFGPTDPMVWDPVTEKHRVLSVDMECFPCRDRDCPDNRCMKDIEVDDVLDEIRKIIR; this is encoded by the coding sequence ATGGCTCAAAAAAAACCGCTTCCAGATCTGACAAAACTCGGGCGGGTCGACAGGATCCTCATTGTCAGATATTTCGCCTTGGGCGATATAGCTCTATCCGTACCTATAGTCCGCGGCATGAGGGAAGCATTCCCCGAATCCGAGATCAGCTATCTGGTATGGGAACGATACTCCGATGCCCTTCTGGGCGTCGAAGAGGTCGATCGCGTGATCATCCTGAAAGAGGGGATCTTCGAGTGGTTGATGATGGCAAGAAGGCTAAGAAGAGACAGGTACGACTTTATACTGGACCTTGTCAGCTCTCCAGGCAGCGCGCAGCTCAGCTGGCTGAGTGGCGCGAAGGTCAGGATAGGAATGGAGACCGGCCGAAACGATTGGTGTTATCATTACCTGCTTCCGAGAAGATTCGAAAAGGAAAGCAGAAAAATAAAATACTACACTCTCGACACGAACAGGGAACTTATGAAGATGATGGTCACTGGTAGCGATGGCATGGCGTGGACGCCGGTAAATAGGAGTGATGACGCCAGCCTCGAGATCGGATTTCCCCCCGCTCGTTACGGGGAAGATTGGGCAAAAGAGTATTTCGCTGGCCTGCCTTCGACAAGGGGTGGTTACGCCGGGATAACCGCATCGTCCAGTTACCTGTCGAAATCGTGGCCGATCGAGAACCTTTCGAAACTCGCGAGAGAGATACATTACGAGTTCGATATCATCCCTGTGATAATCTGGGGCCCGGGGGAAGAGAAAGATGCCATGAAGCTACGCGATTCGGTGAAATCATCCATATTGCCGCCTCTTATCAAGATACCGGAGCTCGGCGCTATGATCAGGAGACTGAGGTTTCTTGTTGGGATAGATTCGGGCCCGAAGCATATCGCCGTGCTTGAGGGCGTTCCAACAGTCACTCTTTTCGGGCCAACCGATCCGATGGTATGGGATCCTGTGACCGAGAAGCATCGGGTCCTCTCTGTCGATATGGAATGTTTTCCCTGCAGGGACAGAGATTGCCCTGATAACAGGTGTATGAAAGATATCGAGGTAGATGATGTCCTCGATGAGATAAGAAAGATCATCCGATGA
- a CDS encoding GWxTD domain-containing protein — MSKPEREYYQGLRFLLNKYQKRQYLTLGTRSARENWIIKFWKMNDPIPSTKANERRIEHENRVRIAKEQYPKKTFPGLDHRGETLIRFGEPDQINRVDADLVSLEQSVDYFRLKKPGEVWYYHLIGLIVPFEQVKLDGECIYNMEIFTVDRNMRDMLNRNGNYLLNDIWSD; from the coding sequence TTGAGTAAACCGGAAAGAGAATATTATCAGGGATTACGATTCCTACTGAATAAATACCAAAAAAGGCAATATCTTACTCTTGGAACACGGTCAGCGAGGGAGAATTGGATAATTAAATTCTGGAAAATGAATGATCCGATTCCCAGTACAAAAGCAAATGAACGAAGAATTGAACATGAGAACAGGGTCAGGATTGCGAAGGAGCAATATCCTAAAAAAACATTTCCAGGTCTGGACCACAGAGGGGAAACATTGATCAGGTTCGGTGAACCGGATCAGATAAATCGAGTCGATGCCGACCTGGTTTCGCTGGAGCAAAGTGTAGATTATTTCCGTTTAAAAAAGCCTGGTGAAGTATGGTATTATCATTTGATAGGCCTCATTGTCCCATTTGAACAGGTCAAGCTCGATGGTGAGTGCATATACAATATGGAGATATTTACTGTCGATCGAAATATGAGAGATATGTTGAATAGAAACGGGAATTATCTTTTAAATGATATCTGGTCTGATTGA
- a CDS encoding glycosyltransferase family 9 protein — translation MDLAVEARRRGRKLKILVTRLRFLGDVIITTPVLEALGRKYPGAEICYLAQPGYADILRNHPVLRGIIELQPGIGGFHRTVSLLRKMRFIAAIDLFYNPASANLLFLSGIPVRIGGRRRFREKLYTSAVDVPPGVKSAVDHHLYFLKAVDIEISGAIPKVYLDDNEREKGRAVVDAIRGKSRCERIVAIVPGGKWPVKRWAPEYFAALADLVREKAGAHCVVITGPGEEKIVGRLVGEAKGDIETLSPRAVRDVALIIESCDAVVANDGGIMHLAVALGRPTVALFGPTDPAIWFPYEEMGPFRVLTAGRECSPCDRHTCGDMGCMEDIGPSDVADELLSAALW, via the coding sequence GTGGATCTTGCCGTAGAGGCTCGAAGAAGAGGGCGCAAACTGAAGATACTCGTCACGAGGCTGAGATTTCTCGGTGATGTGATCATCACCACTCCTGTACTTGAAGCCCTTGGAAGGAAGTATCCCGGCGCGGAGATCTGCTATCTCGCGCAGCCAGGGTACGCTGATATCCTCAGAAACCACCCGGTGCTCCGCGGTATCATCGAGCTTCAGCCCGGGATCGGAGGCTTTCACAGAACGGTCTCGCTTTTAAGGAAGATGAGATTTATCGCGGCGATAGATCTTTTCTACAACCCGGCGAGCGCCAATCTTTTATTTCTGTCAGGGATACCGGTAAGGATCGGAGGCAGGAGGCGGTTCAGGGAAAAGCTTTATACTTCTGCGGTCGATGTTCCGCCGGGAGTAAAAAGCGCGGTCGATCATCATCTCTATTTTCTGAAAGCGGTGGATATAGAGATATCCGGTGCGATTCCGAAGGTCTATCTCGATGATAATGAGAGAGAGAAGGGAAGAGCGGTTGTCGACGCGATCCGGGGTAAATCACGGTGCGAAAGGATCGTCGCTATTGTTCCTGGAGGAAAATGGCCGGTGAAGAGATGGGCGCCGGAATATTTCGCGGCGCTTGCTGATCTGGTCCGGGAGAAGGCTGGCGCCCATTGCGTGGTGATAACAGGTCCGGGAGAAGAGAAGATCGTGGGTCGACTCGTCGGGGAAGCCAAGGGGGACATCGAGACTCTTTCGCCGCGGGCGGTCAGGGATGTTGCTTTGATCATCGAATCATGCGATGCTGTTGTGGCTAACGATGGAGGAATAATGCATCTTGCCGTAGCACTCGGCAGGCCGACTGTCGCCCTTTTCGGCCCTACAGATCCGGCGATATGGTTTCCATATGAAGAGATGGGGCCTTTTCGCGTGCTGACGGCAGGACGGGAATGTTCGCCGTGCGACAGACACACGTGCGGCGATATGGGGTGCATGGAAGATATCGGACCTTCGGATGTCGCGGATGAGTTGCTCTCGGCGGCTCTCTGGTAA
- a CDS encoding glycosyltransferase, whose protein sequence is MTGISDGSGNNSILFFGGYDEEYPRNRIIRKGLRKIGVRVDECHADWKSRVITRYPCLTAKYLGTRERGEVFFVPEFRHKDVPLAWFLARMSGKKVVFDPLVSRYATRVLDREDATEGTPASWHNRNLDRTSMKMADLVIADTDAHARYYSEEFGIDRGKIKTLYVGFDDGEFGLCEEPPESEPFRVLFYGSYLPLHGVDTIVKSARHLSESPVSFTMVGGGQTYSIARELARGLPEEKIIFREYVRPDKLSQLIRDHHLVLGIFGTTPKTELVIPNKVFQGIASGRPVITADTPAIRELFRADRDILLVPKGEPEKLAVAIETLRSDREKRNVISRNGVGLVRSMHNPERTAEKLLSILKDSGVMR, encoded by the coding sequence ATGACTGGCATATCAGATGGCAGCGGGAATAATTCAATCCTCTTTTTCGGGGGGTACGACGAGGAATATCCGAGAAACAGGATCATTAGAAAAGGGCTCCGAAAGATCGGTGTCAGGGTGGACGAGTGCCACGCCGACTGGAAGTCCAGAGTGATCACAAGATATCCGTGCCTTACCGCGAAGTATCTCGGGACAAGGGAGAGGGGAGAAGTGTTCTTTGTCCCCGAATTCAGGCACAAGGATGTACCTCTCGCGTGGTTTCTGGCAAGGATGTCGGGGAAGAAGGTCGTCTTCGATCCCCTCGTCTCGAGGTATGCTACAAGGGTGCTCGACAGGGAAGACGCCACCGAGGGTACGCCCGCATCGTGGCACAACAGGAATCTGGACAGGACCTCGATGAAGATGGCTGATCTTGTCATCGCCGACACGGACGCTCACGCGCGATATTATTCAGAAGAGTTCGGTATCGACAGGGGAAAGATAAAGACCCTGTACGTCGGATTCGACGATGGGGAATTCGGTCTGTGCGAGGAACCCCCCGAATCGGAACCTTTCAGGGTCCTCTTCTACGGTTCTTACCTGCCTCTTCACGGCGTCGATACGATCGTCAAATCGGCAAGGCATCTTTCGGAGAGTCCAGTATCATTCACGATGGTCGGAGGCGGGCAGACATATTCTATCGCAAGAGAACTCGCGCGAGGTCTTCCTGAAGAGAAGATAATTTTCAGGGAATATGTCCGGCCGGATAAGCTCAGCCAGTTGATTCGCGATCATCACCTGGTTCTCGGTATCTTCGGGACGACTCCCAAGACCGAACTGGTCATCCCGAACAAGGTCTTTCAGGGGATCGCTTCGGGAAGGCCAGTCATCACGGCAGATACTCCGGCGATCAGGGAGCTCTTCAGAGCGGACAGAGATATATTACTCGTACCGAAGGGGGAGCCGGAAAAACTGGCCGTGGCTATTGAAACGCTTCGATCTGACAGAGAGAAAAGAAACGTTATTTCCAGAAACGGTGTGGGGCTTGTGAGATCAATGCACAATCCTGAAAGGACAGCGGAAAAGCTGCTCTCGATCCTCAAGGATTCGGGTGTTATGCGGTAG